A portion of the Apis mellifera strain DH4 linkage group LG6, Amel_HAv3.1, whole genome shotgun sequence genome contains these proteins:
- the LOC100576400 gene encoding cilia- and flagella-associated protein 97, giving the protein MSCLKDTQPDCRCQYTLTLTDEIVHEQFSEMKDSFNHVPSIHEVDEEETDEENACDLELKTPKDIELAADQLKDTADTIDEDSIYSNDSFCSDESCDESEETNGTLRSLNDSHFSPHPQISTRKFSHEEIKNEQEKSENITQNNEIINSIGRSSISEDNSIGIKQVKNKRKNMSFTDEEIRKIEWENQILLRKIMAQQKPKEKVFYENIPPSRISSSAINRKKLQKKIENENILLLQRIQQTKSRVMNNMTKPGCRQTIL; this is encoded by the exons ATGTCATGTTTAAAAGATACTCAGCCTGATTGTAGGTGTCAATATACATTAACATTGACAGATGAAATAGTTCATGAACAGTTTTCTGAAATGAAAGACAGTTTCAATCATGTGCCCAGTATACATGAGGTGGATGAAGAAGAAACGGATGAAGAAAATGCTTgtgatttagaattaaaaactcCAAAAGATATTGAACTAGCTGCAGATCAATTAAAAGATACTGCAGATACTATAGATGAAGATTCTATTTATAGTAATGATTCATTTTGTTCTGATGAATCTTGTGATGAATCTGAAGAAACTAATGGTACATTAAGATCACTTAATGACTCTCATTTTTCTCCTCATCCTCAAATCAGTACGCGCAAATTTAGTCACgaggaaattaaaaacgaacaggaaaaatctgaaaatataacgcaaaacaatgaaattataaattctattggTAGAAGTTCAATATCTGAAGATAATTCCATAGGAATCaaacaagtaaaaaataaaagaaaaaatatgagtTTTACAGATGAAGAAATACGAAAAATCGAATGGgagaatcaaattttattaagaaagataATGGCACAACAGAAaccaaaagaaaaagtattttatgaaaatatcccACCATCACGAATAAGTAGCTCTgcaataaatagaaagaaattacaaaagaaaatagaaaatgaaaatata tTATTGCTCCAAAGGATACAACAAACTAAATCACGagttatgaataatatgacAAAACCTGGTTGTAGACAAACGATCTTATAA
- the LOC100578433 gene encoding transmembrane protein 131 — protein sequence MTELKVLYCIVLLTFFELTSQIRPSLHGHNNAFVQDDNDVQYLLDNIPISMHKDFTNTVQGAGDTTSEEDKTQDSLSYVYFEPHILDFKERQLGIPHQETVILFNRDHNKTIHLLSISGNTRHFHSSFFRNKVIPPLRNTTFDVVFLGREEGDIDTHLFIHTADGTVKYQVKGISVSSPYRLRPVVGVKLPLNATFTPLIYMHNPHAEALQVLEVYSSGGEFQLELPSGEAEGSRELWEIPPYQTKPIIRLHFNAYTEKNHTAYIRLKINNTSEVLVVTVEVEVKSGAGLHWGGSSGVINLGMGGSLQPPIQYPIALKNSAKKPIKVMNIISTPVSKALKLHFEQAVIPGDTDIPIAIGALIYDWKTGLELQHFKGKLVIKAIGSGGSSQKLTIPWIAQVLQGGLEVNASITHYCSLQSNQTRNFSVVNKFKLPLAITNVTMSSHVKTLFTIKNFIPRVIKPEQKVNIFSLQLAKDRKTDNVKMESSILIHSNVSVTEVPLLSYDGKVRKIVPEERENDEGTMNFGTVGSGTENEAIFALENQNPINIDLHGWGVNMPGAVLELMGCQRGPADLLDKELRNISVCSHTGNQYIKPGHLAIFKIKVKTPIVEEDTIVGDVFVRTTYERFILPVYMRVAHGRISLKKLIFTDCFPGSICVQQVKVYSTFVKPMQVTQITPMNKDNRIKYIPLEEASMPVITKGENYIGSVRIEPSVTCKHYCYLGLSLDSNAGKQWLNTLALPSHTRDSDLNLLNTRYTRFLNSTGGRSWDNVTMRLDTTEVRGHKFYLNIKPHWPSLLTGFGNSKNKVALVFPLTQIGNTSHNTIKIYNPSINPLIIQLVMDWNYPQGTRLYHSLPAKFKFTCVECGSTIAEEFKLEESIADKERFEREWDITIASQSIPLYLKPSESRTIQISYTPFSASLSSALLYIRNNMTILEVLRVMGQGANAQFRFGNRKPGSTTPLLFELADKHLKDCERERFKRNSAPNLTVKRSFMARNTGELPIEVYDFYINGLRCEGYGFKVLNCMPFKLNPNATKKVEIAFTPDFTLSRIERKLLISTSLGSDSDIEDGIVILNLLATLPPHSLEVCTAVLARPSWEYAVQWAAISLSSILLICVLAISFLEADRILRGALASFSRESSVQPPLDLRLLSHMPLHSTQDSISLKEKLINEEKQKIMKREEYPDWALMNVKKYKDKDNIQKGLKIPDWSADEERRFKLDTETKDILSFKRCEESTLDNSNVISNITFGAKKRNNKKQNNVQEVQTDNCVAENVFSDIQGTQEKKYTINTFTKTSPVTNRKGKSNQTINIKTETKLVDHEVQVDTTGLLNNTRNNKLDNKKKQTTVGNSNNHVSFKKFESNSNQRNIHLSEEETSSTTTESSVQDDSPLCKNFDQSCGKSDKLQRKSNITKKTKPQSITSVPCVDYRDNYEGDCDDDEYDKERHNNPNRWKTNTRSTMKHHIHATRTVESSFKLPRQNKNPPRKDKTSQKRRSIDKGHIKTTTLNGNVNQKEDSMRTLGAISTPLPPPPSCWGENRARFSDVVARNQENISPFSNLNKLHKTQTTHNIPMVFNNDTKDLDYTKQQSNQELISRTKEYRMISKSPSLCIQSVEKEKSLSHDSLKIQNSSQHSNSYFINAFTEPPFERELVPYDDLPETDEPLMELESPEEDTRCQLWEDNNPMLKLLSDSTNGFQLESPKSSEKPPMLTDTLKDNWVTVETNWEPLYTRAAVGEERSGVWGINTGGVWAAGPWGAATPPVVSQLSSLQTETDTQERSGFDPFRSLSTIWTPSSSESWKKKHED from the exons gTAATTCCACCATTGAGAAACACAACATTTGATGTTGTCTTTCTTGGTCGTGAAGAAGGTGATATTGATACACATCTTTTTATACATACAGCAGATGGAACTGTGAAATATCAA GTAAAAGGAATAAGTGTCAGTAGTCCATATCGACTCAGACCTGTAGTAGGTGTTAAATTACCTTTAAATGCAACATTTACTCCACTTATATATATGCACAATCCACATGCAGAAGCTTTACAA gtaTTAGAGGTATATAGTAGTGGTGGAGAATTTCAATTAGAATTACCATCAGGAGAAGCAGAAGGATCACGTGAATTATGGGAAATCCCACCATATCAAACAAAACCTATCATAAGACTACATTTTAATGCTTACACAGAAAAGAACCATACTGCATATATTAG acttaaaataaataatacatcagAAGTACTTGTTGTAACAGTTGAAGTTGAAGTGAAAAGTGGTGCTGGTCTTCATTGGGGTGGTAGTTCTGGAGTAATTAATTTAGGTATGGGAGGTTCATTACAACCTCCTATTCAATATCCTAttgctttgaaaaattcagCAAAAAAGCCAATAAAAGTTAtg aatattATTAGTACACCAGTTTCTAAAGCATTAAAACTTCATTTCGAGCAAGCGGTAATTCCAGGAGATACCGATATACCAATTGCTATAGGAGcattaatttatgatt gGAAGACTGGTTTAGAATTACAAcattttaaaggaaaattagTGATAAAAGCTATAGGTTCGGGTGGTTCTAGTCAAAAATTAACAATCCCATGGATAGCACAAGTTTTACAGGGTGGATTAGAAGTAAACGCATCAATTACGCATTATTGTTCTCTCCAATCTAATCAAACACGAAATTTTAgcgttgttaataaatttaaattaccatTAGCTATTACAAATGTTACAATGTCATCACATGTAAAAACACTTTTTACA ataaaaaattttattccaagagTAATAAAACCAGAACAAAaagtgaatatattttcattacaacTTGCAAAAGATAGGAAAACTGATAATGTGAAAATGGaatcatcaattttaattcattcaaatGTTTCTGTGACTGAAGTTCCATTATTAAGTTATGAtggaaaagtaagaaaaattgttcctGAAGAACGAGAAAATGATGAAGGTACAATGAATTTTGGTACTGTGGGAAGCGGAACTGAAAATGAAGCTATTTTTGCtttggaaaatcaaaatcCAATTAACATAGATTTACATGGATGGGGAGTTAACATGCCTGGTGCAGTATTAGAACTTATGGGTTGTCAAAGAGGTCCAGCTGATTTATTAGATAAAGAACTTCGTAATATAAGTGTATGCAGTCATACAGGCAat caaTACATAAAACCTGGTCATttagcaatttttaaaattaaagtaaaaactcCGATAGTCGAGGAAGATACAATTGTGGGTGATGTATTCGTTAGGACGACTtatgaaagatttattttaccaGTTTACATGCGTGTTGCACATGGAagaatttctctaaaaaaacttatttttacgGATTGTTTtcct GGGTCAATTTGTGTACAGCAAGTTAAGGTATATTCAACATTTGTAAAACCCATGCAAGTAACTCAAATCACACCTATGAATaaagataatagaataaaatatataccttTAGAGGAAGCATCAATGCCTGTTATAACAAAaggtgaaaattatattggtTCAGTAAGAATTGAACCATCAGTGACATGCAaacattattgttatttaggCTTGTCATTGGATAGTAatg CTGGTAAACAGTGGTTGAATACTTTGGCCCTTCCTTCACATACAAGAGATTCtgacttaaatttattaaatactagATACACACGTTTTCTTAATTCTACAGGCGGTCGTTCTTGGGATAATGTTACGATGCGCTTAGATACAACAGAAGTTCGTGGgcacaaattttatttgaatataaaaccACATTGGCCCAGTTTATTGACTGGTTTTggtaatagtaaaaataaagttgcttTAGTATTTCCTTTGACACAAATTGGAAATACATctcataatacaattaaaatatataatccaaGCATCAAtcctttaataatacaattagtTATGGATTGGAATTATCCTCAAGGAACGAGACTTTATCATTCATTACCTGCTAA GTTTAAATTCACTTGTGTAGAATGTGGATCTACAATTGCAGAAGAATTCAAACTAGAAGAAAGTATAGCagataaagaaagatttgAAAGAGAATGGGATATTACAATAGCATCACAATCAAttcctttatatttaaaacctTCTGAATCAAGAACTATTCAAATATCATATACACCTTTCTCAGCATCTTTATCATCtgcacttttatatattag AAATAATATGACTATCTTGGAAGTATTACGTGTTATGGGACAAGGAGCAAATGCACAATTTAGATTTGGAAATCGAAAACCAGGTTCTACTACACCTTTATTATTCGAACTTGCGGATAAACATCTTAAAGATTGTGAAC gAGAAcgatttaaacgaaattcGGCTCCAAATCTGACAGTTAAGAGATCTTTTATGGCAAGAAATACAGGAGAACTTCCTATAGAAGtttacgatttttatattaacggCTTACGTTGCGAAGGATATGGTTTCAAGGTATTGAATTGCATGCCATTTAAATTGAATCCAAATGCCACGAAAAAAGTGGAAATAGCATTTACGCCAGATTTCACTTTGTCACGTATCGAAAGAAAACTTTTGATATCTACAAGTTTAGGCTCTGATAGTGATATCGAAGATGGTATAGTAATACTTAATTTACTTGCTACACTTCCTCCACATTCTTTGGAAGTTTGCACAGCTGTACTTGCGAGACCCTCATGGGAATATGCAGTACAATGGGCAGCTATAAGTctttcatcaatattattaatatgtgttCTTGCAATTTCGTTTCTTGAGGCGGATCGAATATTACGAGGAGCTTTAGCTAGCTTTTCAAGAGAAAGTTCAGTTCAACCACCACTAGATTTAAGACTATTATCACACATGCCTTTACATTCAACGCAAGATtcgatttctttaaaagagaaattaataaacgaagaaaaacaaaaaataatgaaaagagagGAATACCCAGATTGGGCATTgatgaatgtaaaaaaatataaggatAAAGATAACATacaaaaaggattaaaaattcctGATTGGTCTGCAGATGAGGAACGCAGATTTAAGTTGGATACCGAGACGAAAGATATATTGTCCTTTAAACGATGCGAAGAATCAACATTAGATAATAGTAACGTTATAAGCAATATTACATTTGGTgccaagaaaagaaataataaaaagcaaaataatgTACAAGAGGTTCAAACAGATAATTGTGTCGCAGAAAATGTGTTTTCAGATATTCAAGGaactcaagaaaaaaaatatactataaatacatttacaaAAACAAGTCCTGTAACAAATAGAAAAGGAAAGTCTaatcaaacaataaatattaaaacagaaACTAAACTAGTCGATCATGAAGTTCAAGTTGATACTACAGGACTTCTTAATAAtactcgaaataataaattagataataaaaaaaaacaaactacCGTTGGAAATAGCAATAATCATGTATCCTTCAAAAAATTCGAGTCAAATAGTAATCAAAGGAATATTCATCTTTCTGAAGAAGAAACATCATCTACAACAACAGAAAGTTCTGTTCAAGATGATTCTCCTTTATGTAag aatTTTGATCAATCTTGTGGAAAATCTgataaattacaaagaaaaagtaatataactaaaaagaCTAAGCCCCAATCAATTACTTCTGTGCCATGTGTAGATTATAGAGATAATTATGAAGGTGATTGTGATGATGATGAATATGATAAAGAAAGACATAATAATCCAAATAGATGGAAAACAAATACAAGATCTACTATGAAACATCATATTCATGCAACACGTACGGTTGAATCATCTTTCAAATTACCTcggcaaaataaaaatcctcctagaaaagataaaacatCTCAAAAACGTCGGAGCATTGATAAGGgacatataaaaa caaCAACATTAAATGGAAATGTTAACCAAAAAGAAGATTCAATGCGTACGCTAGGAGCAATTTCTACTCcattaccaccaccaccatcatgTTGGGGTGAAAATCGAGCTAGATTTAGCGATGTCGTAGCACgaaatcaagaaaatatttcaccgttttcgaatttaaataagttaCATAAAACTCAAACCACGCATAATATACCAATGGTCTTCAATAATGATACCAAAGATTTAGATTATACAAAACAGCAATCGAATCAAGAATTAATATCAAGAACGAAAGAATACAGAATGATATCAAAATCTCCATCTCTTTGTATTCAAtctgttgaaaaagaaaagtcacTTAGTCATGATTCATTGAAGATACAAAATAGTTCGCAACATTCAAATAGTTATTTCATAAATGCCTTTACGGAACCACCG TTTGAACGAGAATTGGTTCCATATGATGATCTTCCAGAAACTGATGAACCATTAATGGAATTAGAAAGTCCGGAAGAAGATACACGATGTCAGTTATGGGAAGACAATAATCCTATGCTTAAATTATTGTCTGATAGTACAAATGGATTTCAATTGGAATCGCCAAAATCTTCAGAAAAACCTCCAATGCTAACAGATACATTAAaag ataattggGTAACAGTTGAAACAAATTGGGAACCCTTATATACTAGAGCAGCAgtaggagaagaaagaagcggTGTTTGGGGAATAAATACAGGGGGTGTGTGGGCTGCTGGTCCATGGGGTGCAGCTACCCCACCTGTAGTTTCACAATTATCTTCATTACAAACAGAAACGGATAcacaa gaaAGATCAGGTTTCGATCCATTTCGTTCACTCAGTACAATATGGACGCCATCATCTTCagaatcttggaaaaaaaaacacgaagaCTAA